From a single Raphanus sativus cultivar WK10039 chromosome 3, ASM80110v3, whole genome shotgun sequence genomic region:
- the LOC108844453 gene encoding jacalin-related lectin 22: MANFYRKLAIRGGEGGSEWDDDVYKGVRKVYVGQDLTRITYIKFDYVKVDGQVVTREHGTKDQNPKEFVVAQHPDEYIIAVEGSYNKVGLIGTEVITSLVFKTSKGRKSPTFGPNLLGLVNGTKFEFEDHGKKVVGFHGRAGDALDAIGVYFVIPSLTPLLYKLDAQGGTEGRVWNDGSFDAVKRLSIGQDDHRITYLEFEYAKGCKSEKLHHGVKGGTTNEFVLDFPDEYIKSVAATYDKPNLFQNTVITSLTIQTSKGRTSSFGYTKGNKFVLEQKDCRLVGFHGQQGDAIDALGAYFAPFIPAKKLPSVGGNGGVAWDDGVYDGVRKIYVGQGNNGVSFVKFEYTKGTDLVPGDEHGKETVLGAEEFVLEDGEYLTALVGYYDKIFGVDEPAIISLQFKTNKRESTPFGMDAGEKFTLGENGHKIVGFHGKASDVIHSVGVTIVPITE; encoded by the exons ATGGCGAATTTCTACCGGAAGTTGGCAATACGCGGTGGTGAAGGAGGAAGTGAATGGGACGATGATGTATACAAAGGTGTAAGAAAAGTCTACGTAGGGCAAGATCTCACACGTATTACTTACATCAAATTTGACTACGTGAAGGTTGATGGCCAAGTAGTAACACGTGAACATGGGACAAAAGATCAAAACCCTAAAGAG TTTGTTGTAGCTCAACACCCTGATGAATACATCATAGCGGTGGAGGGAAGCTACAACAAAGTGGGTCTCATTGGCACAGAAGTGATCACATCTCTTGTCTTCAAGACTTCAAAGGGTAGAAAGTCTCCAACGTTTGGTCCAAACTTGCTCGGACTTGTGAATGGTACAAAGTTCGAGTTTGAGGATCACGGAAAGAAAGTCGTAGGGTTTCATGGGCGTGCGGGTGATGCCCTCGACGCCATTGGAGTTTACTTTGTAATTCCCTCTCTCACACCTTTATTGTACAAGCTGGATGCTCAAGGTGGTACAGAGGGACGTGTTTGGAATGATGGCTCTTTCGACGCCGTTAAAAGGCTGAGCATTGGTCAAGATGATCATCGTATCACTTATTTAGAGTTCGAGTATGCCAAAGGTTGCAAGTCAGAGAAACTTCACCATGGAGTGAAAGGAGGAACAACAAACGAG TTTGTGCTTGATTTTCCGGATGAATACATCAAATCGGTGGCTGCAACCTATGATAAGCCAAACCTTTTTCAAAATACCGTCATCACGTCGCTTACCATCCAAACATCAAAAGGGAGAACATCATCCTTTGGGTATACAAAGGGAAATAAGTTTGTTCTTGAGCAAAAGGATTGTCGCCTTGTCGGATTCCATGGACAACAAGGTGACGCTATTGATGCTCTAGGAGCATATTTTGCACCTTTTATACCAGCCAAGAAACTACCGTCGGTAGGCGGCAACGGAGGAGTTGCATGGGATGATGGTGTTTACGACGGTGTAAGAAAGATATACGTAGGACAAGGTAACAACGGTGTATCCTTTGTCAAGTTTGAGTACACTAAGGGAACAGACTTGGTACCTGGAGATGAACATGGGAAAGAGACGGTACTTGGAGCTGAAGAG TTTGTCCTTGAGGATGGTGAGTATCTCACGGCCTTGGTAGGATACTACGATAAGATCTTTGGAGTGGATGAACCAGCTATTATCTCACTTCAGTTCAAGACGAACAAAAGGGAGTCAACTCCGTTTGGAATGGATGCGGGTGAGAAGTTCACTCTCGGGGAGAATGGCCACAAGATCGTCGGGTTCCACGGGAAAGCTAGTGATGTAATCCACAGCGTTGGAGTCACTATCGTTCCCATCACCGAGTGA
- the LOC108845292 gene encoding LOW QUALITY PROTEIN: uncharacterized protein LOC108845292 (The sequence of the model RefSeq protein was modified relative to this genomic sequence to represent the inferred CDS: deleted 1 base in 1 codon), with product MSPHKTILMEIAKGLGRPIKVDLTTLNIERARFARICMEVNLNKPLKRSVMINGERYFVSYEGISAICSTCGMYGHLVHACPRNVIERTLVPVTRVITMHESTESIRMEEEFTQVRHARKKPEQQKQIDSGSRGINGRAMVGTKEREAHKGGALEEVRVSNRFGSLNEEGEKEELAEVAGGDDGNKENENTVNLNPGSSSKVHGKAIAFAATGNKGTQAPVRVGFKEKKALNLRNPNFQKNKPKSVGPTRGLVYGPARGEIELSVSGKRLRVEKESVGRPGGAFAGSTEVEGNERKSDQAPDQGSAHAQLALTENLPSDGSEPSVDQVGGDSKSMESGCLWLLWRSEVGELEVVKSTDQFIYAKIGNGIEVINLIVVYAAPTPSRRSGLWASLGEVVQNATGPVFIGGDFNTIVRLDERSGGNGRLSEDSIMFGDWINEMSLIDMGFCGNQFTWKRGKTTSTFVAKRLDRVLCCAQSRLKWQEAKVSHLPFMASDHAPLYLQLTPEVKGNALTLRKWNKEVFGSVQRRKETLVMEIKEVQKQIDTNYSDELLVKEGDLLKEFEIVLEQEELIWFQKSREKWVARGDRNTKFFHMSTIIRRRRNRVDMLKNDENRWISDAHELEELVITYFKKLYSLEDVETDTQSLPARGFVCLTNQEYTNLNKPFSAEEVEKSVRAMGSFKAPGPDGLQPVFYQRCWETVGASVVRFVRLFFETGKLPENTNDALVVLIPKVMKPESITQFRPISLCNVLFKIITKAMVGRLKGMMNKLIGPAQSSFIPGRLSADNIVVVQEAVHSMRKKQGQKGWMLLKLDLEKAYDRVRWDFLEDTLRVAGLPEAWVRRIMECVSGPSMSILWNGEKTESFKPLRGLRQGDLLSPYLFVLCMERLCHLIDEAVEDKKWKPIRLSRGGPQLSHICFADDLILFAEASVSQIRVIKSVLETFCRASGQKVSLPKSKIFFSQNVARERGEQISREGGIASTRELEKYLGMPILQKRINKDTFGEVLQKVASRLAGWKKQTLSLAGRVTLTKAVLSSIPVHQMSTIYLPASTLEKLDSLSRNFVWGGGQHLVAWDKICRPKTDGGLGIRKSREMNKALVAKVGWRLLNDNNSLWARVLRKKYVVGNIHDSTWRTVGKNVSSTWRSVAMGIREVVSAGHSWVIGNGRGIRFWKDRWLAGQTLMSVVIADLPENYESITARDLWVEGRGWDFTRITPFVTEETRLELLAVVVNTATGGQDRLSWGETPTGQFTVKSAYDLISRDDAPRANMGSFFCSMWRVVAPERVKLFLWLVGSHAIMTNAERYRRHLSGTDVCQVCRGGVETILHVLRDCPAMEGIWNKLVPRTKRDAFFSMPLFEWLYRNLSDNKAGEAIPWATMFAVSVWWGWKWRCGNVFGENRLWRDRVQFLINLAKEVMLVKEVEKGHIVIGQRIEVMIGWIPPRVGWMKLNTDGASHGNPGQASAGGVIRNGDGEWCGGFTLNIGRCSAPLAELWGVYYGQLVAWKKSFRRLELEVDSKMVVEFLTTGIGDAHSLSFLVRLCHGFLIRDWLVHIVHVYKEANRLADGLANLAFSLPLGFHSFDVAPMDVVTLLREDVDGPLRPRQTRL from the exons ATGAGCCCACATAAGACGATACTGATGGAAATAGCTAAGGGACTAGGGCGGCCTATCAAAGTCGATTTGACAACTTTGAACATTGAGAGAGCTAGGTTTGCGAGAATATGTATGGAGGTGAATCTGAATAAACCGTTAAAAAGATCAGTGATGATTAACGGTGAGAGGTACTTTGTCTCTTATGAAGGTATCTCAGCGATTTGCTCGACATGTGGTATGTATGGACACCTTGTCCACGCATGTCCAAGAAATGTGATAGAACGAACTCTTGTCCCTGTAACTCGAGTAATCACAATGCATGAGAGTACTGAATCCATACGTATGGAAGAGGAATTTACTCAAGTAAGACATGCGAGGAAAAAGCCTGAGCAACAGAAACAGATAGACTCTGGCTCGCGAGGTATTAATGGAAGAGCTATGGTGGGGACCAAGGAACGGGAAGCACATAAGGGTGGTGCGTTGGAGGAAGTCAGGGTGTCGAATAGATTTGGAAGCTTAAATGAAGAGGGGGAGAAGGAAGAACTAGCGGAGGTTGCTGGGGGAGATGATGGGAATAAGGAGAATGAGAATACTGTTAACCTTAATCCGGGAAGTTCAAGTAAAGTGCATGGGAAAGCCATAGCTTTTGCAGCGACTGGGAACAAGGGGACGCAGGCGCCAGTCCGTGTGGGTTTCAAAGAAAAGAAGGCCCTTAACTTGAGAAACccgaattttcaaaaaaacaaaccaaagtCTGTTGGGCCTACACGTGGGCTTGTTTATGGCCCAGCAAGAGGTGAGATCGAGTTATCGGTGAGTGGGAAGCGATTGCGAGTTGAGAAGGAAAGTGTTGGCCGGCCAGGTGGTGCTTTCGCCGGAAGTACAGAGGTTGAAGGTAATGAGAGAAAATCCGACCAGGCTCCTGATCAGGGGAGTGCACATGCGCAGCTAGCATTGACGGAGAATCTTCCCTCTGATGGATCAGAACCATCGGTGGATCAAGTAGGAGGAGACTCGAAGAGTATGGAG AGTGGTTGTTTGTGGTTGTTATGGAGGTCGGAGGTAGGAGAGCTTGAAGTTGTCAAGTCTACAGATCAGTTTATCTATGCAAAGATTGGAAATGGGATAGAGGTGATCAACTTAATTGTTGTGTACGCTGCTCCCACACCGAGTCGTCGGAGTGGTCTTTGGGCGTCATTGGGGGAAGTTGTTCAGAATGCTACAGGTCCAGTGTTCATTGGCGGGGATTTCAATACAATTGTGAGATTGGATGAAAGAAGTGGGGGAAATGGGAGATTGTCGGAGGACTCAATAATGTTTGGTGATTGGATCAATGAGATGTCGTTGATTGATATGGGTTTTTGCGGTAACCAGTTCACATGGAAGAGAGGAAAAACAACGAGTACCTTTGTTGCTAAACGGTTGGATAGAGTGCTTTGTTGTGCGCAGTCTAGACTAAAATGGCAAGAGGCTAAGGTCTCTCACCTACCTTTTATGGCCTCAGACCACGCACCATTATATCTACAGCTTACGCCTGAAGTAAAAGGGAATGCGT TAACGCTGCGAAAGTGGAATAAAGAAGTGTTTGGTAGTGTTCAGAGAAGGAAAGAGACCTTAGTAATGGAGATTAAAGAAGTTCAGAAGCAGATTGATACTAACTACTCTGATGAGCTGTTGGTGAAAGAGGGTGACTTACTCAAGGAATTTGAGATAGTTCTTGAGCAAGAAGAGCTTATCTGGTTTCAGAAATCACGGGAGAAGTGGGTTGCACGTGGAGATAGAAATACAAAGTTTTTTCACATGTCAACAATTATAAGGAGGAGACGCAACAGAGTTGACATGTTGAAGAATGATGAAAATAGATGGATATCAGATGCTCATGAACTTGAGGAGCTCGTGATTACCTATTTCAAGAAGCTTTACTCTTTGGAGGACGTTGAGACTGACACGCAAAGCTTACCGGCGAGGGGGTTTGTGTGTTTAACAAATCAAGAATACACCAACTTGAATAAGCCTTTTTCTGCAGAGGAAGTGGAGAAATCGGTAAGAGCCATGGGAAGTTTTAAGGCACCGGGACCTGATGGGCTTCAACCTGTGTTTTATCAAAGATGTTGGGAGACAGTAGGCGCTTCAGTTGTGAGGTTTGTTCGTCTATTCTTCGAGACGGGGAAGCTACCGGAGAATACAAATGATGCTCTTGTTGTTCTAATCCCAAAAGTGATGAAGCCGGAGAGCATCACTCAGTTTCGCCCTATCAGCCTCTGTAATGTGTTGTTTAAAATCATTACGAAAGCTATGGTGGGCAGATTGAAGGGCATGATGAATAAGTTGATTGGCCCTGCTCAGTCAAGCTTTATTCCGGGAAGATTGAGTGCAGATAATATTGTAGTGGTTCAGGAAGCTGTACACTCGATGAGGAAGAAACAAGGTCAGAAAGGTTGGATGCTTCTGAAACTGGATTTAGAGAAGGCCTATGACAGGGTGCGCTGGGACTTTCTGGAGGATACTTTAAGGGTAGCTGGATTACCAGAGGCTTGGGTCCGACGGATTATGGAATGTGTTTCTGGTCCTTCAATGAGTATCCTGTGGAATGGAGAGAAGACGGAATCGTTTAAACCATTGAGAGGACTTAGACAAGGAGATCTGCTGTCCCCATATTTATTTGTGTTATGTATGGAGCGATTGTGCCACTTGATAGATGAAGCAGTGGAGGATAAGAAGTGGAAGCCCATAAGATTGTCGAGAGGTGGGCCGCAATTATCACATATATGCTTTGCTGATGATTTAATTCTCTTTGCGGAGGCATCAGTGTCGCAAATTCGAGTTATAAAATCAGTGTTGGAGACGTTCTGTAGAGCGTCGGGACAGAAGGTAAGCCTTCCAAAGTCCAAGATTTTCTTTTCTCAGAATGTGGCTAGAGAACGAGGGGAGCAGATAAGCCGAGAGGGTGGTATTGCATCAACAAGGGAGTTGGAAAAATACTTGGGGATGCCAATCCTACAGAAAAGAATAAATAAGGACACTTTCGGGGAGGTTCTCCAGAAAGTTGCTTCAAGGTTAGCAGGCTGGAAGAAGCAAACTCTAAGTCTTGCTGGAAGGGTAACTTTAACTAAGGCGGTGCTATCATCAATACCGGTACATCAGATGAGTACAATTTACTTGCCTGCTAGTACACTTGAGAAATTGGATAGTCTATCAAGGAACTTTGTGTGGGGTGGAGGTCAACACTTGGTTGCTTGGGACAAGATATGTAGACCGAAAACTGATGGTGGTCTCGGGATAAGAAAGTCGAGAGAGATGAACAAAGCTTTGGTGGCAAAAGTGGGATGGCGTTTGTTAAATGACAATAACAGTTTATGGGCTAGAGTGCTTCGAAAGAAGTACGTAGTGGGGAATATTCATGACTCAACGTGGAGGACAGTGGGTAAAAATGTTTCATCTACGTGGAGGAGTGTGGCTATGGGGATCAGAGAAGTGGTTTCTGCCGGGCATAGTTGGGTTATTGGTAATGGGAGAGGAATCCGATTTTGGAAGGACAGATGGCTGGCGGGTCAAACACTGATGTCTGTTGTAATTGCTGACTTACCGGAGAACTACGAGAGTATCACTGCTAGAGATTTATGGGTAGAAGGAAGGGGTTGGGACTTTACGAGAATCACTCCCTTTGTCACTGAAGAGACACGACTCGAGCTTTTAGCAGTTGTGGTGAATACTGCAACGGGAGGTCAGGACCGTTTGTCTTGGGGGGAGACACCGACGGGACAGTTTACAGTAAAATCAGCATATGATCTGATCTCAAGAGATGATGCTCCTAGGGCGAATATGGGGAGTTTCTTTTGTAGTATGTGGCGTGTGGTAGCACCAGAAAGAGTAAAATTGTTCCTCTGGTTAGTCGGGAGTCATGCAATAATGACGAATGCAGAGAGATACAGACGACATCTCAGCGGGACTGATGTGTGCCAGGTATGTAGAGGAGGAGTTGAAACGATTTTACATGTTCTTAGAGATTGCCCAGCAATGGAAGGAATATGGAATAAACTTGTACCAAGAACGAAGAGAGACGCTTTCTTCTCGATGCCTTTGTTTGAATGGCTATACAGGAATCTTAGTGATAATAAGGCAGGGGAGGCGATTCCTTGGGCTACGATGTTTGCGGTATCGGTTTGGTGGGGTTGGAAATGGAGATGTGGTAATGTCTTCGGAGAGAATAGATTGTGGAGAGACAGAgtacaatttttaataaaccTGGCCAAGGAAGTGATGCTGGTAAAAGAGGTGGAGAAAGGGCACATAGTTATTGGGCAACGCATAGAAGTAATGATAGGATGGATACCTCCGCGGGTAGGCTGGATGAAACTAAATACCGATGGAGCATCTCATGGAAATCCGGGGCAGGCATCTGCAGGAGGAGTGATACGAAATGGTGATGGTGAATGGTGTGGTGGTTTCACACTCAACATAGGAAGGTGCTCTGCTCCGTTGGCGGAGCTTTGGGGAGTTTATTATGGTCAGCTGGTTGCTTGGAAAAAAAGTTTTAGGAGG TTGGAGTTGGAGGTGGATTCTAAAATGGTGGTGGAGTTTTTAACGACAGGAATTGGGGATGCTCATTCACTGTCTTTCCTGGTGCGACTGTGCCATGGCTTTTTGATAAGGGACTGGTTGGTCCATATTGTTCACGTGTATAAGGAAGCAAACCGCTTAGCTGATGGTCTGGCTAACCTTGCATTTTCTCTTCCTCTTGGTTTTCATAGTTTTGATGTTGCACCTATGGATGTTGTTACTCTATTGAGAGAGGATGTTGATGGTCCCTTACGGCCACGACAGACTCGTTTGTAG
- the LOC130510014 gene encoding uncharacterized protein LOC130510014: MKDASAPSLSRSLLSHSKASSYDSKDLDVYANLVPLSEHKAEQQELFLHSENMHVGTDHVCKEGELEKKYKEAEKRVNLLSQEQKLLSDSDFDVSSLVDDERVGLALEVLTLLRSQIDERASAKEEIKRAKTVSELHIKRLEKEKNELQFELEKEIDRRSVEWTSKLESFQMEEKRLRERVRELPEHNVSLQREVSTFHEKETERIVMMRNMEEKFNELSETAEERHQENVYLTQNLSKLQESYTGATEEIDYVRREFEEKEMECKVLHKSVTRLLRTCGEQEKTIQGLRDSFSEEPKKQPSEDMVKKLQMEQIRLTGVEFSLRKEVESMKLEADSLRVENACLRSYDTMTSFKLDNEMKMCVCLLQDQGVLMLSESTQLCYKLLKFIKERLSEEMVNGLSEQFLIESEMNVHGIRCGTESLKRSLQTVNSLLLEKANEIASNSESTMSSEQNNQTVEVSFISTKGLLHVCLWR, translated from the coding sequence ATGAAAGATGCATCAGCTCCTTCACTTTCAAGAAGCCTACTCTCTCATAGTAAGGCATCGAGTTATGACTCAAAAGACTTGGATGTTTACGCCAATCTTGTTCCATTGTCTGAACACAAAGCAGAGCAGCAGGAGTTGTTCTTGCACAGTGAGAACATGCATGTGGGCACTGATCATGTTTGTAAAGAAGGCGAGCTAGAGAAGAAGTATAAAGAAGCTGAGAAGAGAGTGAATCTGCTTTCTCAAGAGCAGAAGCTTCTTTCAGACAGTGACTTTGACGTATCATCTTTGGTTGATGATGAGAGAGTAGGTTTGGCTTTGGAAGTCTTAACTCTTCTGCGTTCACAAATAGACGAGAGAGCTTCCGCTAAGGAAGAGATCAAACGAGCAAAGACTGTTTCAGAGTTGCATATAAAGAGActagagaaagagaagaacGAGTTACAGTTTGAACTGGAGAAAGAGATTGATAGAAGGTCAGTAGAGTGGACTTCGAAGCTCGAGAGTTTCCAGATGGAAGAGAAGAGGCTGAGAGAGCGTGTCAGAGAGCTCCCTGAGCATAATGTCTCACTCCAGAGAGAAGTCTCAACGTTCCATGAAAAGGAAACCGAGCGCATTGTTATGATGAGAAACATGGAGGAGAAATTTAATGAGTTGAGTGAAACAGCAGAGGAAAGGCATCAAGAAAATGTGTATCTTACGCAAAACCTCTCCAAGTTACAAGAGAGTTACACTGGTGCTACGGAAGAGATTGATTATGTAAGAAGAGAGTTTGAGGAGAAGGAGATGGAATGCAAGGTGTTGCACAAATCTGTTACGAGGTTGCTAAGAACCTGTGGGGAACAAGAGAAGACTATTCAGGGACTTAGAGATAGTTTCTCCGAGGAACCTAAGAAGCAACCTTCTGAAGATATGGTGAAGAAGTTGCAGATGGAACAGATAAGGTTGACAGGGGTTGAGTTCTCACTTAGAAAGGAGGTGGAATCAATGAAGCTCGAAGCTGATTCACTACGTGTTGAGAATGCTTGTTTGCGGAGCTATGACACTATGACATCTTTCAAGCTAGACAATGAGATGAAGATGTGTGTATGCCTCTTGCAAGACCAAGGGGTTTTGATGTTAAGTGAGAGCACGCAGCTATGTTACAAGTTGCTCAAGTTCATCAAAGAGAGATTATCTGAGGAGATGGTTAATGGGTTGAGTGAGCAGTTTCTGATTGAGTCTGAAATGAATGTCCATGGAATACGGTGTGGAACTGAAAGCCTCAAGAGGAGTTTGCAGACAGTCAACAGTTTGTTGCTTGAGAAAGCCAATGAGATTGCATCAAACTCAGAATCAACGATGTCTAGTGAGCAAAACAACCAAACTGTGGAGGTGAGTTTCATTTCAACAAAGGGTTTATTACATGTTTGTCTGTGGAGGTGA
- the LOC130509494 gene encoding CDP-diacylglycerol--glycerol-3-phosphate 3-phosphatidyltransferase 1, chloroplastic-like has product MLRSGLASLIVDVNLRRTLLPLASFSHPAHLSRSSRCVPPSHRPLRFRIQTCNHLRVSSYSSSPEKGGPSSSTQRSSIAGQEDAVTAAQNSFNGHSHLDGDDNSSPQQPSSKVLTLPTVLTIARVAAVPLLVATFYADSSWGTTATTSIFIAAAVTDWLDGYLARKMKLGSAFGAFLDPVADKLMVAATLILLCSKPIDVAVLGSVPWLLTVPSIAIIGREITMSAVREWAASQNGKLLEAVAVNNLGKWKTATQMTALTILLACRDSSVGWFVASGVGLLYVSAGLSVWSLVVYMRKIWKVLLK; this is encoded by the exons ATGCTCAGATCCGGCCTCGCTTCGTTAATCGTCGATGTCAACTTACGGCGCACGTTACTTCCCCTCGCATCCTTCTCTCACCCTGCTCACCTTAGCCGTTCCTCACGCTGCGTTCCTCCTTCCCACAGACCTCTAAGGTTTCGAATCCAGACATGTAACCACCTCCGTGTATCCTCGTATTCGTCTTCTCCGGAGAAAGGCGGACCATCTTCGTCCACCCAACGATCAAGCATCGCGGGTCAAGAAGACGCAGTCACGGCGGCTCAGAACAGCTTCAACGGTCATAGCCACCTTGATGGAGACGACAACTCTTCACCGCAGCAACCCTCTTCCAAAGTTCTTACATTACCCACTGTTTTAACCATCGCTCGTGTGGCTGCCGTGCCACTTCTCGTCGCAA CCTTCTACGCTGATAGTTCCTGGGGAACGACTGCTACTACAAGCATCTTCATTGCAGCAGCCGTTACAGACTGGCTTGACGGCTATCTTGCACGAAAG ATGAAGTTAGGTTCTGCGTTTGGTGCCTTTCTGGATCCAGTTGCTGATAAG CTTATGGTTGCAGCTACTCTGATCTTACTCTGTTCAAAACCTATAGACGTTGCTGTATTAGGATCAGTTCCATGGTTATTGACGGTTCCTTCTATTGCAATCATTGGTCGGGAG ATTACAATGTCTGCCGTAAGAGAATGGGCTGCATCTCAAAATGGGAAGCTTTTAGAG GCCGTTGCTGTAAATAACTTGGGGAAGTGGAAAACCGCTACGCAGATGACAGCACTAACCATACTTCTCGCATGCCGTGATAGCAGTGTTGGATGGTTTGTAGCTTCTGGTGTTGGCTTGCTTTATGTATCAGCAGGACTATCGGTTTGGTCTTTAGTCGTTTATATGAGGAAGATATGGAAAGTACTACTCAAGTAA
- the LOC108845294 gene encoding F-box/kelch-repeat protein At4g38940-like, whose product MRILDLTRLNSLCYFVKFHRALSFPLLLKLGLLLLKLGLYTLFWRCLRKIKRKNESQEPSLITSLPKDVVFDILARVPRCEYQILSLVSKQFRSLVASPELYIRRSLLGFTEHCLYVFLYDDKSRDQSLYILSRKANGKRRLVLIHSVPAVNPEARFLAVGSSIYVFGGGKEYKTRDSVLRIDCRFHTVEHLPRMPVRMSYIVADVIDGTIYIIGKDYDDWKQRKKVMVVFNIKEKLWEPAMIIPDIGLGEDWNNCVVMADKMYTRDYRKGFVYKPKEGKWAREDMLSSKMWSDACVLDDVLYYFDKLELRAYDSKQRCWGVVKGLEKLLPKTCSSDSEKLVQISTAIYGGKLALCFSKGKPFYSKGVWRGRIMKILCAEISLERRQGGEILGKVEWCHQLLIAKNVMVGKLLVALV is encoded by the coding sequence atgagaaTTTTGGATTTAACTAGATTAAATAGCTTgtgttattttgttaaattcCACCGCGCTCTCTCTTTCCCCCTATTGTTAAAATTAGGGCTCCTATTGTTAAAATTAGGGCTGTATACTCTTTTCTGGAGATGTCTTCGAAAAATTAAGAGAAAGAATGAGTCGCAAGAACCATCTCTGATTACATCACTTCCCAAGGACGTCGTCTTTGACATCTTAGCTCGTGTTCCAAGGTGCGAGTATCAAATACTCTCCCTCGTTTCCAAGCAGTTCCGGTCACTTGTTGCTTCACCTGAACTATACATAAGACGATCCTTATTAGGCTTCACCGAACACTGCTTATATGTTTTCCTCTATGACGACAAATCACGTGATCAAAGTTTGTATATTCTCAGCCGGAAGGCCAACGGCAAACGCCGCTTGGTCCTTATCCATTCGGTTCCCGCTGTGAATCCTGAGGCGAGATTTCTCGCTGTAGGCTCGAGCATTTATGTGTTTGGTGGTGGGAAAGAATATAAGACGAGAGATAGCGTGTTAAGAATTGACTGTAGATTTCACACTGTGGAACACCTCCCCAGAATGCCTGTGCGCATGTCTTATATAGTTGCTGACGTCATCGATGGGACAATCTACATAATAGGAAAGGACTACGACGACTGGAAGCAGAGGAAGAAGGTGATGGTGGTGttcaatataaaagaaaaattgtggGAGCCTGCGATGATAATACCAGACATAGGTCTAGGTGAGGATTGGAATAATTGTGTTGTGATGGCTGATAAGATGTACACGAGGGATTATCGTAAAGGCTTTGTTTACAAGCCAAAGGAGGGTAAATGGGCAAGAGAAGATATGCTGAGTTCTAAGATGTGGAGTGACGCCTGTGTCCTTGATGATGTATTGTACTATTTTGATAAGCTGGAGTTAAGAGCCTATGATTCAAAGCAGAGGTGTTGGGGTGTGGTTAAAGGTTTGGAAAAATTGTTGCCTAAGACTTGTAGTTCAGATTCCGAAAAATTAGTTCAGATAAGCACTGCGATCTACGGAGGGAAACTGGCTTTGTGTTTTTCTAAAGGAAAACCGTTTTATTCTAAAGGAGTTTGGCGGGGCagaataatgaagattttgTGTGCAGAGATTTCGCTGGAAAGACGTCAAGGAGGAGAGATTTTGGGTAAAGTTGAGTGGTGTCATCAGCTTCTGATTGCTAAGAATGTTATGGTGGGAAAATTGTTAGTTGCTCTTGTCTGA